The Cognaticolwellia beringensis genome segment GTTCAACATCATTGTACTATATATGCCAAGGAATAACATTGTAGCGCCCCAGAAAGGTGCGCCCCATGTACCTTCAACATCCACTAGGTTAGTGGTGATTTCATTACCATACTTATTTATTACACTATAAAACATATAAACTAGCGAAACGAGAATGAAACCACTACCGATATTCTCCAACCATTTAATACCTTGGAAGCCAAAAATAGATAAACCGATTTGCAAAAATTGAAAGGTGACGAAAAAGAAGACTAAGTTATCAAAACCGAACAACGTGGATGACACTGCATTTAATGCACCTGCACCAATCCACGATTGAAATCCATACCAAACTATCGCAGGGACAGCACGGACAAGACCTGGGAATCGAGTACCGGTAAAACCGAATGCACTTCGCGCTTGTACCATGAATGGAATACCATACTTATAGCCAGCAGCACCATTTAAAGCTAGTGCGATACCTATTATAAAACAACCAATAGCGATAGCTACAGTAGTTTGTAATAAGTTAAGTGTACCTACGAGACTCGATCCCATGGCAAATGTTCCGATTGAAACACAGCCACCAAACCAAGCTAATAGATATGAAAAACGGCCCATTATTCGCGTTGTTTGGGGAGCCAGTGATTCCTCGCCCGCAGCTTTGGACTTTGGAATAACTTCGGTGTTATATGCTGATTTTTCTTGTTGCATTGTAAAATCCTCTTGAGAGTTAAACTCTCTATTTGTTATTGTATCTTATCTCTGCGATTTATTTATTTGGCTTATATAGTTTTAAGCTCTTGTTGTTTTTTTATTTATTTGATAAATATTCGTAAGTACCCGTGAAATGTTTAGGTAATGGATACGCTAGATCTCCAAACTTACTGGTTTTAAGCCCTAAACTGACGAGAGATTCAGCAAGCTTAACAGCCGCTGTTACGCCTTCGATTACTGGTAGTCCCACTCTTTTACTGATTTCATCTGTTAAATCCGCCATACCACCACAGCCGAGTACAATTGCTCCGATATCATCTTCTGCTTTGGCAAGAAGACATTCTTCAACAATTTTATTCAACGCAAGTTCGCTATTATCCTCAAGATCAAGCACAGGAATTTCTGCAGCACGAATTTTGCGACAATGATGAGAGAAGCCATAAGATTGCAGAAGGTGCTCAGCAATAATTCCGGTACGACCTAGGGTTGTCACAATTGAGAAACGGGTGCTAATAAGAGTTGCCAAATGAAAAGCTGCTTCAGCAATACCAATAACAGGGGATTGGGTCAGTTCTCTGGCAGCCATCAAGCCTGGATCACCAAAGCAAGCAACGATATACGCATCGGCATCTGGATTACGTCGTATTTCATCTAGTACACCAACAGCACTGATTGCTTCATCGAAATGACTTTCAATAGATACAGGGCCACTGGTTGGATTAGTTGCAACTATCTTAGTGCTAGAACTTGCTACTTGTTCAGCTGCCTCACCTATTTTCTTAGTCATACTCGCCGTTGTATTTGGGTTTATTAAGTGGATTTTCATCATTGTGCTCCAGAGGTTGAAATTGATAATTCTATTATCGCTAATTATTTTGTGAACAATGATTGCTGTTAATGTAAACATTGCTGGTGAATTATAATATGTATCAATGTGTACAATTACAAGCTTAATGATTAATTAGGTGTGGATTTTGAAAAAAAGTCTTACTATTTTATAATTAAAGTGACGTGGTCTAATTGATACGACTACCCCAGTTAAGACATAATAGACTTAACTGGAGATACAAATGAAAAACCGTAAAACTTATTCAAAAGAATTCAAACTAGATGCAATTGCACTCGTTAGAGATCAAAACTACGCTGTAGCAGAAGCCGCTAGAAATTTAGACGTCAGTGCCCAAGTGCTTGGTCGATGGATCAAAGAAGCTGAAAATGATGATG includes the following:
- a CDS encoding NCS1 family transporter, yielding MQQEKSAYNTEVIPKSKAAGEESLAPQTTRIMGRFSYLLAWFGGCVSIGTFAMGSSLVGTLNLLQTTVAIAIGCFIIGIALALNGAAGYKYGIPFMVQARSAFGFTGTRFPGLVRAVPAIVWYGFQSWIGAGALNAVSSTLFGFDNLVFFFVTFQFLQIGLSIFGFQGIKWLENIGSGFILVSLVYMFYSVINKYGNEITTNLVDVEGTWGAPFWGATMLFLGIYSTMMLNVSDYSRELEKGAKPSILTTIYAMSILPCTLFMGLIGLMVSGATGISDPIQVFSSAVDNTPLLVTTLLFIAFAQVTTNVLNNVVPPTYILMDVFKLKFRTATILVGLAAFGTFPWELIKEESSAGLQLFVQTYSAFLGPLFAVMVVDYYILRKRTLNLDFLYDENGPYKGVNWAAIIASLFGAAIALTFSSVSWYASLIPAGLSYYLLMNNWSVCARFRK
- a CDS encoding aspartate/glutamate racemase family protein, yielding MMKIHLINPNTTASMTKKIGEAAEQVASSSTKIVATNPTSGPVSIESHFDEAISAVGVLDEIRRNPDADAYIVACFGDPGLMAARELTQSPVIGIAEAAFHLATLISTRFSIVTTLGRTGIIAEHLLQSYGFSHHCRKIRAAEIPVLDLEDNSELALNKIVEECLLAKAEDDIGAIVLGCGGMADLTDEISKRVGLPVIEGVTAAVKLAESLVSLGLKTSKFGDLAYPLPKHFTGTYEYLSNK